From a single Pseudoalteromonas nigrifaciens genomic region:
- the trpCF gene encoding bifunctional indole-3-glycerol-phosphate synthase TrpC/phosphoribosylanthranilate isomerase TrpF, producing the protein MANVLDKIVADKKLELIERKAARPLDSFKHLAVPTTRSFYKALAAPGIQFILECKKASPSKGLIREPFNLTEITSVYKKYASCMSVLTDTKYFQGSFDYLEFVRSQVEQPLICKDFFIDEYQVYMARIYGGDAILLMLSVLDDESYKALHSVADSLNMSVLTEVSNEAEVHRALALDAKIIGINNRDLRDLSTDLATTEKLRKLIPANKVVISESGIYTHQDVKRLAPLCDGFLIGSSLMSERDLEQACKRVILGDNKVCGLTRSQDALAAYESGAVYGGLIFHSKSPRYVDLDCAIELSQSAPLNFVGVFVDAPIEQVAQYASVLKLAAVQLHGQESDDYITTLRTQLPSDCEIWKAQAIKDALPTPVHGVDRILYDTHSNTQAGGTGKTFDWSVLRDATTPFMLAGGLNPENIKEALFQGALGLDLNSGVEQSPGKKCPNKLQNAFTSIRNY; encoded by the coding sequence ATGGCTAATGTATTAGACAAAATTGTTGCTGATAAAAAATTAGAACTAATTGAGCGCAAAGCCGCTCGCCCACTAGATAGCTTTAAGCACCTTGCGGTGCCAACAACTCGCAGCTTTTATAAAGCACTTGCAGCCCCTGGCATTCAGTTTATTTTAGAATGTAAAAAAGCATCGCCGTCTAAAGGGCTTATTAGAGAACCTTTTAATTTAACAGAAATAACCTCGGTTTATAAAAAGTATGCCAGCTGTATGAGCGTGCTAACCGACACCAAGTATTTTCAAGGTAGCTTTGATTACTTAGAGTTTGTACGTAGCCAAGTAGAGCAACCTCTTATTTGCAAAGATTTTTTTATAGACGAGTATCAAGTATATATGGCGCGTATTTATGGCGGCGACGCTATATTATTAATGCTCTCAGTACTTGACGATGAAAGCTATAAAGCATTGCATAGCGTTGCTGACTCGTTAAATATGTCGGTGCTAACTGAGGTAAGTAACGAAGCAGAAGTACACCGTGCGCTTGCCCTTGATGCTAAAATAATTGGCATTAACAACCGAGACTTACGCGATTTAAGTACAGATTTAGCCACCACCGAAAAGCTACGTAAACTTATTCCGGCTAATAAAGTCGTTATTTCGGAGTCGGGTATTTACACCCACCAAGACGTAAAACGATTAGCGCCACTTTGCGATGGCTTTTTAATTGGCAGCTCACTTATGAGCGAACGCGATTTAGAACAAGCCTGCAAAAGAGTTATATTAGGCGATAACAAAGTATGTGGCTTAACGCGCAGCCAAGATGCGCTTGCAGCGTATGAAAGTGGCGCCGTATATGGCGGGTTAATTTTTCATTCTAAGTCGCCTCGTTATGTCGACTTAGACTGCGCCATAGAGCTTAGCCAAAGTGCACCGCTTAACTTTGTTGGGGTATTTGTAGATGCGCCTATAGAGCAAGTAGCCCAGTACGCAAGTGTGTTAAAATTGGCGGCAGTGCAATTACACGGTCAAGAAAGTGACGATTACATTACCACCTTGCGTACACAACTACCTAGCGACTGCGAAATTTGGAAAGCACAGGCAATAAAAGATGCATTGCCGACTCCAGTACATGGTGTTGATCGCATTTTGTACGACACCCACAGCAACACCCAAGCTGGCGGTACAGGTAAAACATTTGATTGGTCGGTGCTACGTGATGCCACCACCCCCTTTATGCTTGCTGGAGGCTTAAATCCTGAGAACATTAAAGAGGCACTTTTTCAAGGCGCCTTAGGGCTAGACCTTAATTCTGGAGTGGAACAGTCTCCGGGTAAAAAGTGCCCTAACAAATTACAAAACGCATTTACAAGTATTAGAAATTATTGA
- the trpA gene encoding tryptophan synthase subunit alpha: MSQVKTDRYGKMFAALNEQKHGAFVPFVTIGDPGKEQSIAIIKSLIDGGADALELGIPFSDPIADGPVIQKANIRALNVHINTQDCFDIIKQIRQYNADIPIGLLLYSNLVFKRGIDTFYKDAKAAGVDSILVADVPLHESKTFRKAAMANGVDPIFIATPNADDDTLRACASYGRGYTYLLSRAGVTGTDEKAQMPAGNIVTKLKEYHSAPALLGFGISTPDDVKAALNAGAAGAISGSAVVKIIEANLDDLPTMTTQLKAFVTKMKAATAL, from the coding sequence ATGAGCCAAGTAAAAACAGATCGCTACGGTAAAATGTTTGCAGCCCTAAATGAGCAAAAACACGGGGCATTTGTACCCTTTGTAACTATTGGCGACCCCGGTAAAGAGCAAAGTATTGCTATTATTAAAAGTTTAATTGATGGTGGCGCCGACGCCCTAGAGTTAGGTATTCCGTTTTCAGATCCAATCGCAGATGGACCAGTCATTCAAAAAGCAAATATTCGCGCCCTTAATGTACACATTAACACCCAAGACTGCTTTGATATTATTAAACAAATACGCCAGTACAATGCAGATATTCCAATTGGTTTATTACTGTATTCAAACTTAGTTTTTAAGCGCGGTATAGACACCTTTTATAAAGATGCTAAAGCCGCCGGCGTAGACTCTATTTTAGTGGCCGATGTGCCACTGCATGAGTCAAAAACATTTAGAAAGGCAGCCATGGCAAACGGTGTAGACCCTATCTTTATTGCCACCCCTAATGCTGATGACGACACGCTTCGTGCATGCGCATCGTATGGCAGAGGTTACACCTATTTACTGTCGCGTGCGGGAGTTACCGGCACTGACGAAAAAGCGCAAATGCCAGCGGGCAACATTGTAACTAAATTAAAAGAATACCATAGCGCACCAGCACTATTAGGTTTTGGTATTTCAACGCCTGATGATGTAAAAGCCGCATTAAATGCCGGTGCTGCGGGGGCTATTTCGGGCTCGGCAGTGGTTAAAATTATCGAAGCAAACCTTGATGATTTACCCACCATGACCACACAATTAAAAGCCTTTGTAACTAAAATGAAAGCTGCTACAGCGCTTTAA
- a CDS encoding YciI family protein, protein MLYMIYSIDVENSLALRKEARPAHLARLSELDSQNRLLTAGPLPAIDNEDPSDAGFTGSLVIAQFDSLEAAREWAAADPYVAAGVYENSIVKPYKKVFPA, encoded by the coding sequence ATGTTGTACATGATTTATTCAATCGATGTTGAAAACAGCTTAGCACTGCGTAAAGAGGCCCGACCAGCGCACCTTGCACGCTTAAGTGAACTTGATTCGCAAAACCGTTTACTGACTGCAGGCCCGCTTCCGGCTATCGATAATGAAGACCCAAGTGATGCAGGTTTTACCGGTTCACTAGTAATTGCTCAGTTTGACTCTTTAGAGGCCGCCCGAGAATGGGCAGCAGCCGACCCTTATGTTGCGGCTGGCGTATATGAAAACTCAATTGTTAAACCATATAAAAAAGTATTCCCTGCTTAA
- the trpB gene encoding tryptophan synthase subunit beta translates to MKNPAYFGEFGGMFVPELLVPALKQLENEFNKAQKDPQFQAELSKLLNEYAGRPTPLTLTRNLIKNPKVKLYLKREDLLHGGAHKTNQVLGQALLTKRMGKTEVIAETGAGQHGVATALACALLGLKCRIYMGAKDVERQQPNVFRMELMGATVIPVTAGSGTLKDAVNEALRDWSANYQDAHYLLGTAAGPHPFPTIVREYQKIIGEEAKQQVLKAEGRLPDAVIACVGGGSNAIGMFSDFINEPSVKLIGVEPAGKGLDTHEHGATICKGTKGILHGTYTYIMQNDDGQIEESYSVSAGLDYPAVGPQHAFLHETGRAQYVAITDTEALDAFQSLAKNEGIIPALESSHALAYALKYAEALTDESIIVVNLSGRGDKDLAHVHNVLSQGGQI, encoded by the coding sequence ATGAAAAATCCAGCTTATTTTGGCGAGTTTGGCGGTATGTTTGTACCCGAGCTACTTGTCCCTGCGCTTAAGCAGTTAGAAAACGAATTTAACAAAGCACAAAAAGATCCACAGTTTCAGGCTGAGCTTTCAAAATTACTTAACGAGTATGCGGGTCGCCCTACGCCACTTACTTTAACGCGTAATTTAATTAAAAACCCAAAGGTTAAACTGTATTTAAAGCGTGAAGATTTACTGCACGGTGGCGCGCACAAAACTAACCAAGTACTTGGCCAAGCGTTATTAACTAAACGTATGGGTAAAACAGAGGTTATTGCCGAAACAGGTGCAGGCCAACATGGTGTTGCTACAGCACTTGCTTGTGCTCTGCTGGGTTTAAAATGCCGTATTTACATGGGTGCAAAAGACGTTGAACGCCAGCAACCAAACGTATTTAGAATGGAGCTAATGGGCGCGACTGTGATTCCGGTAACAGCGGGTTCAGGCACATTAAAAGATGCTGTAAACGAAGCACTACGTGACTGGTCAGCAAATTATCAAGATGCGCACTACCTACTTGGTACTGCAGCGGGCCCACACCCATTCCCAACTATTGTGCGTGAATACCAAAAAATTATTGGTGAAGAAGCAAAACAACAAGTGCTAAAAGCTGAAGGTCGCCTACCTGATGCCGTTATTGCCTGTGTTGGCGGCGGTTCTAATGCCATTGGTATGTTTAGTGATTTTATTAACGAGCCAAGTGTAAAGCTCATTGGTGTTGAGCCTGCTGGTAAAGGTTTAGATACACACGAGCACGGTGCTACTATTTGTAAAGGCACTAAAGGTATATTGCACGGTACTTACACCTATATTATGCAAAATGACGACGGCCAAATAGAAGAGTCGTATTCTGTATCTGCCGGCCTTGATTACCCAGCTGTTGGGCCGCAACATGCATTTTTACACGAAACAGGTCGTGCACAATATGTAGCCATTACCGACACCGAAGCACTAGACGCTTTTCAGTCGCTTGCCAAAAATGAAGGTATTATTCCGGCGCTCGAATCTAGCCACGCCCTCGCTTATGCACTTAAATATGCAGAAGCGCTAACTGATGAAAGCATTATAGTGGTTAATTTAAGTGGCCGAGGCGATAAAGACTTAGCCCACGTTCACAATGTATTGTCGCAAGGAGGTCAAATATGA
- a CDS encoding flavin monoamine oxidase family protein, which produces MSKSTTNEPVIIIGGGLAGLYSAYLLQQRNIPYLLLEAKPQLGGRIEAAHDTHNSAISFDLGPTWIFDHQPKIQQLISLLCLPVFAQYTQGDVLYQAAQTLKPQQIAGAGEMHLLRLTGGMYSLIKALYEQLNPASILTEHHVVKLHKQQNTWHITANHNGKVKQFSAKQLIAALPPRMITQHLTPDLWADQTLINRLTAVPTWMAGQAKFIATFEHAFWRDKNLSGQCFSRVGPLVEVHDASASHNGHPALFGFIGVPYSTRSTVSTEQLKQACIKQLAYFYGDEVYAATGYFIKDWAADPYVANENDKTGPSQHPEFNYSGLSSQLANLNIHFVGSEFAQQEAGYLEGAINAADTAINALKV; this is translated from the coding sequence ATGAGCAAATCCACTACAAATGAACCCGTTATTATTATTGGCGGCGGCTTAGCTGGGTTATATAGTGCATACCTGCTACAGCAACGCAATATTCCCTACCTATTATTAGAAGCAAAACCACAGTTAGGCGGGCGAATTGAAGCAGCACATGACACTCACAATAGTGCTATTAGCTTTGATTTAGGCCCTACTTGGATTTTTGATCATCAACCTAAAATTCAACAACTTATCTCGTTATTATGCTTACCTGTATTTGCACAATATACACAAGGCGATGTGTTATATCAGGCAGCGCAAACGCTAAAGCCACAACAAATAGCAGGTGCAGGCGAAATGCACCTACTAAGATTAACAGGCGGCATGTACAGCTTAATTAAAGCCTTGTATGAGCAGCTTAATCCGGCTTCAATCCTAACAGAGCATCACGTCGTTAAATTACATAAACAACAAAATACCTGGCATATAACCGCTAACCACAATGGCAAAGTTAAGCAATTTAGCGCAAAGCAACTAATTGCAGCGCTCCCCCCACGTATGATAACCCAACACTTAACTCCTGATCTTTGGGCTGACCAAACACTTATAAATCGCTTAACTGCAGTGCCTACATGGATGGCAGGCCAAGCTAAATTTATAGCAACTTTTGAACATGCTTTTTGGCGTGATAAAAACTTATCTGGGCAATGCTTTAGCCGTGTTGGGCCATTAGTAGAAGTTCACGATGCAAGCGCCAGTCATAATGGCCACCCCGCCCTATTTGGCTTTATTGGTGTACCTTATTCAACGCGCAGTACAGTAAGCACTGAGCAATTAAAACAAGCGTGTATAAAGCAACTTGCTTATTTTTATGGCGATGAAGTATACGCGGCAACGGGGTATTTTATTAAAGACTGGGCAGCTGACCCCTATGTAGCAAATGAAAATGATAAAACAGGGCCTTCACAACACCCAGAGTTTAACTACTCGGGGCTAAGCTCACAGTTAGCTAACTTAAATATTCATTTTGTTGGCAGTGAATTTGCGCAGCAAGAGGCTGGATATTTAGAAGGTGCAATAAACGCAGCAGATACGGCTATTAATGCTTTAAAAGTTTAA
- a CDS encoding response regulator transcription factor: MRILVIEDDLHLADNLRNALEKERYSVDLCHDGEAGLFHITEYPLDMAVVDLGLPKIDGIELINKARAQGITIPILILTARDRWQDKVEGLDAGADDYLTKPFHVEELIARCNALIRRSAGKANPEMTAGPIKIHTRSQQVWVDDKELSLTAYEYKVLEYLMVNPQKVISKSELTEHIYDQDFDLDSNVIEVFVLRLRKKLDPEGVLNPVETLRGRGYRLKSQW, from the coding sequence ATGCGAATTTTAGTTATAGAAGATGATTTACACTTAGCAGATAACCTGCGTAATGCTCTAGAAAAAGAACGTTACAGCGTAGATTTATGCCACGATGGTGAAGCGGGTCTTTTTCATATCACTGAGTACCCTTTAGACATGGCTGTGGTTGACTTAGGTTTACCTAAAATAGACGGGATTGAGCTTATTAATAAAGCCCGTGCCCAAGGCATTACCATTCCTATTTTAATACTAACAGCGCGCGATCGTTGGCAAGACAAAGTAGAAGGCTTAGATGCCGGTGCAGATGACTACCTAACAAAACCATTTCATGTTGAGGAGCTAATTGCCCGTTGTAATGCACTAATTCGCCGCAGCGCAGGTAAAGCAAACCCAGAAATGACAGCAGGACCAATTAAAATTCATACTCGCTCGCAGCAAGTGTGGGTTGACGATAAAGAGTTAAGCTTAACTGCATACGAATACAAAGTACTAGAATACCTCATGGTTAATCCGCAAAAGGTAATTTCTAAATCAGAGCTTACTGAGCATATTTACGACCAAGACTTTGACCTTGATTCGAACGTAATTGAAGTATTTGTACTGCGTTTACGTAAAAAATTAGATCCTGAAGGCGTACTAAATCCTGTAGAAACACTACGAGGACGCGGCTACAGGCTTAAAAGCCAGTGGTAG
- a CDS encoding sodium-dependent transporter, with protein sequence MSENREHFSSRLGFILAAAGSAVGIGNLVGFPVSATKNGGGAFLLVYALFVAFICLPVMMAEMAMGRKAQKDPLGSYKILGNNDTKWKLAGFLAVFTPFMIAVFYMVITVWIFGYLTQTALGNLDSLANPGHFGLFINSYTVFAYMAAVVLVVNLILLGGVKQGIEKAAKFLMPALFVMLIVLVGYVLTLDNAMAGVKYYIIPDFSKMNASVLNGALAQAFFSLSLGMGILMTYASYISKKDDIVGSAKMVAITDSLVAFVAGLMVLPAIFSFDPNTDPATLSDSSVSMIFVYLPKILLALQHDIGYFGASAVAFLFFLLVFFAAITSLVSIVEVPTATLSDRKGISRKKALGILTLATGVLTILCTMSFGMVDSLTSFTGYGGESKSFFDVVYDVFYDTILPLNGLMVCLFVMYRWKKANLSKELSIGSPNYAGSFMEKYVNFSLSTFIPIILATIFINTVATKFFGLKLFGF encoded by the coding sequence ATGAGTGAAAATAGAGAGCACTTTAGCTCCCGCCTAGGGTTTATATTAGCAGCGGCGGGCTCTGCTGTGGGCATTGGTAATTTAGTGGGCTTTCCTGTTTCTGCAACAAAAAACGGTGGTGGCGCATTTTTGCTCGTCTATGCCTTGTTTGTCGCATTTATTTGTTTACCCGTAATGATGGCTGAAATGGCCATGGGCCGTAAAGCGCAAAAAGATCCCCTAGGTTCATACAAAATATTGGGTAACAATGACACAAAATGGAAGTTGGCTGGCTTTTTAGCTGTATTTACTCCTTTTATGATAGCGGTTTTTTATATGGTTATTACCGTATGGATTTTTGGCTATTTAACGCAAACCGCACTTGGTAATTTAGATTCGTTGGCAAACCCTGGACACTTTGGGTTGTTTATTAATAGCTACACAGTATTTGCTTATATGGCAGCTGTGGTACTTGTTGTTAACTTAATTTTGTTAGGTGGCGTAAAGCAAGGAATAGAAAAAGCGGCTAAATTTTTAATGCCGGCATTATTCGTCATGTTAATTGTGTTAGTGGGTTATGTATTAACGCTAGATAACGCGATGGCAGGTGTTAAGTATTATATTATTCCTGATTTTTCTAAAATGAATGCCAGTGTGTTAAATGGTGCGTTAGCGCAAGCATTTTTCTCATTATCGCTTGGTATGGGTATTTTAATGACGTATGCGTCTTATATATCTAAAAAGGACGACATTGTAGGCAGTGCAAAAATGGTCGCGATTACCGACTCATTAGTTGCGTTTGTTGCAGGTTTAATGGTGTTACCGGCTATTTTTAGCTTTGATCCAAATACAGACCCAGCAACGCTTTCTGATTCATCAGTATCGATGATATTTGTATACCTTCCTAAAATATTGTTAGCACTGCAACATGATATTGGTTACTTTGGTGCATCGGCAGTGGCATTCTTATTCTTTTTATTAGTATTTTTTGCTGCAATTACATCACTCGTTTCTATTGTAGAAGTACCTACAGCAACATTAAGCGATCGCAAAGGCATAAGCCGTAAAAAAGCATTGGGTATTTTAACCTTAGCCACAGGCGTACTTACAATCTTATGTACTATGTCGTTTGGTATGGTAGATAGCTTAACGTCGTTTACGGGTTACGGCGGTGAAAGTAAAAGCTTTTTTGATGTAGTTTACGATGTATTTTACGACACCATTTTACCGCTTAACGGTTTAATGGTGTGTTTATTTGTAATGTACCGCTGGAAAAAAGCAAATTTAAGTAAAGAGTTGAGCATAGGCTCGCCTAATTATGCAGGCAGCTTTATGGAAAAATATGTTAACTTTTCGCTTTCAACGTTTATTCCAATTATTTTAGCGACTATATTTATAAACACAGTTGCAACTAAGTTTTTTGGATTGAAATTATTTGGTTTTTAA
- a CDS encoding PepSY domain-containing protein, with translation MRVLLTLNFFACICFANTLQANTITKVNSVEISKKKAVVLAKETTDGTTLKITEKINFYTVRILKSDGHVVDLKINKKTGEVKKD, from the coding sequence ATGCGCGTATTATTAACCCTCAACTTTTTCGCTTGTATTTGTTTTGCTAATACGCTGCAAGCTAATACAATAACCAAGGTTAATAGCGTTGAGATAAGCAAAAAGAAAGCGGTAGTACTTGCAAAAGAAACCACTGACGGTACGACATTAAAAATTACCGAAAAAATAAATTTTTATACTGTACGAATTTTAAAATCTGACGGCCACGTCGTAGATTTAAAAATAAATAAAAAAACTGGCGAAGTGAAAAAGGATTGA
- a CDS encoding ATP-binding protein, with protein MVAPQISLKIRQGFILVFVLLVALPILFYSIGTAYYASLVDATEKNLEAHLYSLISEVDFTERGIIMPSTILTPELNNLNSDTYAMIYRDDVPIWYSESAVNVNFTPEYIEPKAGAADFRRVEYNNTSYWQLSLTVILNNIDQSEQARFILLKRNDALVKLMDGFKQTLVDWMFIMGIAIAGLMAIGFIWSARPLQRLDKEIKAIESGDIQEIKGLYPVELQTIKADLNLLLESQQRQKERYRASLSDLAHALKTPLAVLKSSPLANDADAQEQLDRINVMIEHQLKRAATGASDTWKKQTVIKPVLDSILSAMGKVYRDKDIIFDCKVGKKDYFLGDKTDLMELLGNLIDNACKACRSQVTIKVAQGKTLCISISDDGPGVPQDKRESLLTRGTRLDTYESGHGVGMAIVSDLVKSYRGLLTISKSEQLGGAKFMLEFNYHEKK; from the coding sequence GTGGTAGCACCGCAAATATCGTTAAAAATAAGGCAAGGATTTATCCTTGTCTTTGTTTTGTTAGTCGCTCTGCCTATTTTGTTTTACTCTATAGGCACCGCTTATTATGCCTCTTTGGTTGATGCAACAGAAAAAAACCTCGAAGCCCATCTGTACTCCCTAATTTCTGAAGTCGACTTTACAGAGCGCGGCATTATTATGCCCAGCACTATTTTAACCCCCGAGCTTAATAATTTAAATTCAGATACCTACGCAATGATATACCGCGATGATGTACCTATTTGGTATTCTGAGTCGGCGGTGAATGTTAATTTTACGCCAGAATATATTGAGCCCAAAGCCGGCGCCGCTGACTTTAGGCGTGTGGAGTATAATAACACCAGCTATTGGCAATTAAGCTTAACCGTTATTCTCAATAATATTGATCAGTCTGAGCAAGCACGCTTTATTTTACTCAAACGTAACGACGCGTTAGTAAAGCTTATGGATGGCTTTAAACAAACACTGGTTGACTGGATGTTTATAATGGGAATAGCAATTGCTGGGTTAATGGCAATTGGTTTTATTTGGAGTGCCCGCCCACTACAGCGCCTAGATAAAGAAATTAAAGCGATAGAGTCTGGTGATATACAAGAAATAAAAGGCTTGTACCCAGTAGAGTTACAAACAATAAAAGCTGATTTAAACTTATTACTTGAGTCGCAACAACGCCAAAAAGAGCGCTACAGAGCGTCATTAAGCGACTTAGCCCACGCACTTAAAACACCATTGGCAGTACTAAAGTCGAGTCCATTGGCAAATGATGCCGATGCACAAGAACAACTAGATCGCATCAATGTGATGATCGAGCATCAATTAAAGCGTGCTGCTACAGGTGCTTCCGACACTTGGAAAAAACAAACCGTTATTAAACCTGTTTTAGACTCTATTTTAAGCGCAATGGGTAAAGTATACCGCGATAAAGATATTATTTTTGACTGTAAAGTAGGTAAAAAAGATTACTTTTTAGGTGATAAAACCGACCTAATGGAATTACTTGGTAATTTAATTGATAACGCCTGTAAAGCATGTCGCTCGCAAGTAACCATTAAAGTAGCGCAAGGTAAAACCCTGTGTATTAGTATTAGCGACGACGGCCCAGGTGTACCACAAGACAAACGCGAATCTCTGCTTACCAGAGGCACACGCTTAGATACCTACGAAAGCGGCCATGGTGTGGGTATGGCAATCGTATCTGACTTAGTTAAGTCGTATCGTGGCTTACTCACAATTTCTAAGTCTGAGCAATTAGGCGGAGCCAAGTTTATGCTAGAGTTTAATTACCATGAAAAAAAGTAA
- a CDS encoding HU family DNA-binding protein: MNKAQLVTAMAQKSELTKKDAQAALTSLQKVITKSLAEGDQVQINGFGTFALSYYPARTGRNPQTGASIEIEGANKAVFKASKTLKDVL, encoded by the coding sequence ATGAATAAAGCACAACTAGTTACCGCTATGGCTCAAAAAAGTGAGTTAACTAAAAAAGACGCACAAGCAGCACTTACCAGTTTACAAAAAGTAATTACTAAGTCGCTAGCAGAAGGGGATCAAGTTCAAATAAACGGTTTTGGTACTTTTGCATTAAGCTATTACCCAGCACGCACTGGGCGTAATCCACAAACCGGTGCTAGTATTGAAATTGAAGGGGCTAATAAAGCGGTGTTTAAGGCTTCTAAAACGTTAAAAGATGTTCTTTAA
- a CDS encoding AI-2E family transporter: MASLTGVNKSLIIFAALVIVLAGIKSASAIIIPFILAAFIAIICSPLIKFFARYRIPKGIAVIFVVLIIVGLGVSLGGLVGQSVNDFSQQLPQFKVKLKEEFVWLVDIASQYNILINKDQILSMFDPGKMVDVATNMLTGLGGVMANMFLIILTVVFMLFEGPSLNHKIHSALNDPDKKMKQINRFLDSINSYLAIKTLVSLGTGILAASLLWFLDVDYFVLWGVLAFMFNYIPNIGSIIAAVPAVLLALITQGPLVAGLVGAGYLVINTVMGNIVEPKFLGKGLGLSTLVVFLSLIFWGWLLGSVGMLLSVPLTMIVKIGLEASDEGRWVATLLGTGEELTEN, translated from the coding sequence TTTTGCTGCACTAGTTATTGTGCTCGCAGGGATCAAGTCGGCCAGCGCTATTATTATTCCCTTTATTTTAGCGGCATTTATTGCAATTATTTGCAGCCCGCTAATTAAATTTTTTGCTCGCTATCGTATTCCTAAAGGCATTGCTGTTATTTTTGTGGTGCTTATTATTGTAGGGCTAGGAGTCAGCCTTGGCGGCTTGGTAGGGCAGTCAGTTAACGATTTTTCGCAGCAACTTCCGCAGTTTAAAGTTAAATTAAAAGAAGAGTTTGTTTGGCTGGTTGATATAGCGTCGCAGTACAATATTTTAATTAATAAAGACCAAATATTATCTATGTTTGATCCTGGTAAAATGGTTGATGTCGCCACCAATATGCTCACCGGCTTAGGTGGAGTAATGGCGAATATGTTTTTAATTATTTTAACCGTGGTTTTTATGCTATTTGAAGGGCCGTCACTTAATCATAAAATACATTCGGCGCTTAACGATCCTGATAAAAAAATGAAACAAATTAATCGCTTTTTAGACTCAATTAACTCTTATTTAGCCATTAAAACCTTAGTAAGCTTAGGAACGGGTATATTAGCTGCTTCTTTACTGTGGTTTTTAGATGTCGATTATTTTGTATTGTGGGGTGTATTAGCCTTTATGTTTAATTACATTCCAAATATCGGTTCAATTATTGCTGCTGTACCTGCGGTATTATTGGCACTTATAACGCAAGGCCCTTTAGTTGCTGGTTTAGTGGGAGCCGGATATTTAGTTATTAATACTGTGATGGGTAATATAGTAGAGCCTAAATTTTTAGGTAAAGGGCTGGGGCTTTCTACCTTAGTGGTGTTTTTGTCTTTGATATTTTGGGGCTGGTTATTAGGCTCTGTAGGTATGTTGCTGTCGGTACCTTTAACTATGATAGTTAAAATAGGGCTTGAGGCAAGTGACGAAGGCCGCTGGGTGGCAACATTACTAGGTACAGGCGAAGAGCTTACTGAAAACTAA